A single region of the Anomaloglossus baeobatrachus isolate aAnoBae1 chromosome 2, aAnoBae1.hap1, whole genome shotgun sequence genome encodes:
- the LOC142286076 gene encoding protein kinase C delta type-like, whose protein sequence is MELNMESLRKRKGESIDEVPKKRKLESSESEKDGTNQSLIKASKRPGSPIQESIVSKRKRGEAMGDKADDGSSVSPKADIEQLSGTTPAESPIIVTGLKSFTFHKTIGQGGFGKVMLATHKACQKQVAVKMVEKRFIIEESRDKILIERQVLEMTRKSPFITRAFSTFQSQDYVFFVMEYLSGGDLRQFLKRNAPLPIPATRFFAAELICGLQFLHSRGIIHRDLKPENILLDSTGHLKIADFGLAAMNIFGDTKTSDCVGTYIYRAPEIFLQKPYNTAVDWFSAGVVLYEMAIGGHPFYKGKSDWTTIMAIVKDEPFFPKKLDPQLKAIIKGLLDKSPESRQKFVDNIRDHPFFTEINWTAVEEARACPPFQLPPQEEMTLCKMNPVPSFIKPMKPPIAEEDQQLFCGFTFASDGWKVIKPMPKPVKPHRRTFGSIVRDAFHRIWRRVKRWK, encoded by the exons atggagctgaatatggagagtttgaggaagagaaagggagaaagcatagatgaggtgccaaaaaaaagaaAACTAGAATCATCTGAGAGTGAgaaagatggcaccaaccaaagccttatcaaggcttcaaagagacctggaagcccgatacaggagagtatcgtgagcaagaggaaaaggggagaagcgatgggggacaaagctgatgatggatccagcgtcTCCCCCAAAGCAGACATTGAGCAGCTGTCAG GGACAACCCCAGCTGAATCCCCCATCATTGTGACTGGACTGAagagcttcaccttccataaaacCATTGGACAAGgcggatttggtaaa GTCATGTTGGCCACACATAAGGCCTGCCAAAAACAAGTGGCAGTGAAGATGGTGGAGAAGAGGTTCATAATTGAAGAGTCAAGAGACAAAATCCTGATAGAGCGACAAGTCctggagatgactaggaagagtccattcattactcgggctttttccaccttccagtcccag GACTATGTGTTCTTCGTCATGGAATATCTCAGTGGAGGAGACCTTAGACAATTCCTGAAACGCAATGCCCCACTTCCCATTCCAGCCACCAG ATTTTTTGCCgctgagctgatctgtgggctgcagtttctccactccagaggcatcatacacag AGACCTAAAACCAGAAAACATTTTACTGGACAGCACCGGTCACTTGAAGATTGCTGATTTCGGTCTTGCCGCAATGAACATCTTTGGCGATACAAAGACTTCAGATTGTGTTGGAACCTATATATACAGGGCTCCTGAG ATTTTTCTACAGAAGCCCTACAACACagcagtggactggttctctgctggtgtgGTGTTATATGAGATGGCTATTGGTGGACATCCATTCTATAAAGGTAAATCTGATTGGACCACCATTATGGCAATAGTCAAAGATGAACCATTCTTCCCAAAGAAATTGGACCCCCAACTCAAAGCCATCATTAAGGGG CTCCTGGATAAGTCACCAGAAAGTCGGCAAAAATTTGTGGATAATATCAGGGATCATCCATTCTTTACAGAGATTAACTGGACAGCTGTAGAGGAAGCCAGAGCGTGTCCACCATTCCAGCTACCCCCT CAAGAAGAGATGACATTATGTAAAATGAATCCTGTCCCGTCCTTCATCAAACCCATGAAACCACCAATAGCTGAAGAAGATCAACAACTCTTCTGTGGATTTACATTTGCCAGTGATGGATGGAAGGTCATAAAACCAATGCCAAAACCTGTAAAACCCCATCGCAG GACATTTGGCAGTATTGTGAGGGACGCCTTCCACAGGATCTGGAGAAGGGTAAAACGCTGGAAGTGA